One genomic region from Prunus persica cultivar Lovell chromosome G3, Prunus_persica_NCBIv2, whole genome shotgun sequence encodes:
- the LOC18783307 gene encoding aspartyl protease family protein At5g10770 — protein MVDAKPVFQVLLHLLFLCLCSANGVQSFKEKKVLKLQEFRWRQHGGTRSTVCLSQKSRKEKGATILEIKHRDYCSGKIVDWDKKQQKRLIFDDLHVRSLQSQFKNRVSGRIKDLSEAQIPLTSGIRLQTLNYIVTVELGGRNMTVIVDTGSDLTWVQCQPCKLCYNQQEPLFNSSASPSYKSVLCNSSTCQALQFDTGNSGACGSNPTSCNYVVNYGDGSYTRGELGSDHLSLGATPVNNFVFGCGRNNKGLFGGASGLMGLGRSESVSLVSQTSALFGGVFSYCLPTTEATASGSLIMGGDASIYKNSTPISYTRMVPNPELSTFYFLNLTGISIGGVALQNQSFASGGILIDSGTVISRLAPSVYKAVKAEFLKQFSGYPPAPGFAILDTCFNLSAYQEVSIPTLKFHFEGNAELNVDVTGIFYLVKTDASQICLALASLSYEDEIGIIGNYQQKNQRVIYNTKDSKLGFAEESCSFI, from the exons ATGGTGGATGCAAAACCTGTTTTCCAAGTTCTGCTTCATCTGCTTTTCCTCTGCCTCTGTTCTGCAAATGGGGTTCAGTCTTTCAAAGAGAAGAAGGTCCTCAAACTGCAAGAGTTCCGTTGGAGGCAGCATGGTGGAACCAGAAGTACTGTTTGCCTCTCTCAGAAATCAA gaaaagaaaaaggtgcaACCATATTGGAAATCAAACACAGAGATTACTGCTCAGGAAAGATTGTGGACTGGGACAAAAAGCAACAGAAACGTTTAATTTTCGATGATCTTCATGTTCGGTCACTGCAATCCCAATTCAAAAACAGAGTCTCTGGCAGAATAAAAGATTTATCAGAAGCTCAAATTCCATTAACTTCTGGTATAAGGCTACAAACATTAAACTACATTGTGACTGTGGAATTGGGAGGTAGAAATATGACAGTGATTGTAGACACAGGCAGTGATTTGACTTGGGTTCAATGCCAACCTTGCAAATTATGTTACAATCAACAAGAACCTCTTTTCAACTCATCTGCATCCCCTTCATACAAATCTGTTTTATGCAATTCATCAACTTGTCAAGCACTCCAGTTTGATACTGGGAATTCTGGGGCATGTGGGAGCAATCCAACGAGCTGTAACTATGTCGTTAACTATGGTGATGGCTCGTATACACGCGGTGAGCTAGGTAGTGACCATCTCAGTCTTGGAGCTACACCTGTGAACAACTTTGTGTTCGGCTGTGGCAGGAACAATAAGGGTCTGTTTGGAGGAGCTTCAGGACTAATGGGCTTGGGAAGGAGTGAGAGTGTTTCACTGGTTTCTCAAACTTCTGCCTTATTTGGTGGAGTGTTTTCCTACTGTTTACCTACAACAGAAGCCACAGCTTCTGGTTCTTTAATTATGGGAGGTGATGCTTCAATTTACAAGAATTCCACTCCGATTTCTTACACTAGAATGGTTCCAAATCCAGAGCTGTCaaccttttattttctcaacctTACTGGTATAAGTATTGGGGGAGTGGCTTtacaaaatcaaagttttgCAAGTGGTGGGATTCTGATTGATTCTGGGACAGTCATTTCAAGGCTTGCTCCTTCAGTTTACAAGGCTGTCAAGGCAGAGTTTCTGAAACAGTTTTCGGGGTACCCTCCAGCACCAGGTTTTGCAATCTTGGACACTTGCTTCAACCTCAGTGCATATCAAGAAGTGAGCATTCCTACCTTAAAGTTTCACTTTGAGGGAAATGCTGAGCTGAATGTTGATGTAACTGGAATCTTTTATCTGGTAAAAACTGATGCATCACAGATCTGCTTGGCTCTTGCAAGCCTTTCGTACGAAGATGAGATCGGTATTATTGGGAACTA